From one Lotus japonicus ecotype B-129 chromosome 3, LjGifu_v1.2 genomic stretch:
- the LOC130746623 gene encoding receptor-like serine/threonine-protein kinase At2g45590 codes for MPSRPPPPLPSPAATTHHHHREMILGGAIAAAVFFIALVTSVAIFLYRKLSYNRTAPFEHSQRRFSYSVLRRATNSFSPSTRLGHGGFGSVHKATLPSGQTVALKVMDSPGSIQGEREFHNELSLCSNLRSPFILSLLGFSSDRRGRKLVLVYELMPNRSLQDALLDRRCPELMVWVNRFDVAVSVAKGLEYLHHHCDPPVIHGDIKPSNVLLDREFKAKIGDFGLARVKSTVEESGIGMVEEKKKEGVEDCCSVLEDVESVATNTTVERSPESCTVRVLDSDASPEVGVVVSPEMGVGVDKLSVLSDGCLDKLSIDSGTGNQRKKGGGGSGRDWWWKQESGGGSESGRVKDYVMEWIGSEIKKERPKSEWVDSGSSPCSAGRNNSGVGIAAVAAAVVKKQRKRLDWWASLDEEKVKAKKNRKPREWWKEEFCEELAKKSRKKKRSLDSSGESWWQRDIEDGAAKKKKKRKSKGSRGSIDWWLEGLSGEIRNLGRRNSQDWVSGDIPKSGGISSTPSMRGTVCYIAPEYGGGGQLSEKCDVYSFGVLLLVLIAGRRPLQVTASPISEFERANLISWARQLAHNGRLLDLVDTSIHSLDKEQALLCITIALLCLQRSPAKRPSMKEIVGMLTGEAEPPHLPFEFSPSPPSNFPFKSRKKAR; via the coding sequence ATGCCCTCACGCCCGCCGCCACCGCTTCCTTCTCCGGCGGCCACCacccatcaccaccaccgcgAAATGATACTCGGCGGAGCCATCGCCGCCGCCGTATTCTTCATCGCACTCGTCACATCAGTAGCAATCTTCCTCTACCGGAAACTCTCCTACAACCGCACAGCACCATTCGAGCACAGCCAGCGCCGATTCTCGTACTCAGTCCTCCGCCGCGCGACAAACTCGTTTTCCCCGTCGACGAGGTTAGGCCACGGCGGGTTCGGGTCGGTTCACAAGGCGACGCTGCCGTCGGGTCAGACTGTCGCGCTGAAAGTGATGGATTCGCCTGGTTCGATCCAAGGGGAGAGGGAGTTTCACAACGAGCTCTCTCTCTGCTCCAATCTGAGGTCGCCTTTCATTCTTTCGCTTCTGGGTTTTTCGTCGGACCGGCGCGGGAGGAAGCTTGTGCTGGTGTACGAGCTCATGCCGAACCGGAGTTTGCAGGACGCGCTTCTGGACCGGCGGTGCCCGGAGCTTATGGTCTGGGTGAACCGGTTTGATGTTGCGGTTTCGGTTGCGAAGGGGTTGGAGTATCTGCATCATCACTGTGACCCGCCGGTGATTCATGGGGATATTAAGCCGAGCAACGTGCTTCTGGATCGGGAATTCAAGGCGAAGATTGGGGATTTTGGGCTTGCGAGGGTGAAGAGTACGGTGGAGGAATCTGGGATCGGGATggtggaggagaagaagaaggagggtGTTGAGGATTGTTGCTCGGTTTTGGAGGATGTGGAGAGTGTGGCGACGAATACTACTGTTGAACGGTCGCCGGAGAGTTGTACGGTGAGGGTTTTGGATTCTGATGCTTCGCCGGAGGTGGGGGTGGTGGTGTCGCCGGAGATGGGGGTGGGGGTGGATAAATTGAGTGTTTTGTCTGATGGGTGTTTGGATAAGCTGAGTATTGATAGTGGGACTgggaaccagaggaagaagggtggtggtggttctggGAGGGATTGGTGGTGGAAGCAGGAGAGTGGGGGAGGTTCTGAATCAGGGAGGGTGAAGGACTATGTGATGGAATGGATTGGGAGTGAGATAAAGAAGGAGAGACCAAAGAGCGAGTGGGTTGATTCTGGCTCTTCTCCTTGCTCTGCAGGGAGGAATAACAGTGGCGTTGGCATTGCTGcagtggcggcggcggtggtgaagAAGCAGAGGAAGAGGTTGGATTGGTGGGCATCTCTTGATGAGGAGAAGGTTAAGGCGAAGAAGAATCGGAAGCCGAGGGAATGGTGGAAGGAGGAGTTCTGTGAGGAGCTTGCCAAGAAGAGCAGGAAGAAAAAGAGGAGTCTTGATTCCAGTGGCGAATCTTGGTGGCAGAGAGACATTGAGGATGGTGcagccaagaagaagaagaagaggaagagtaAAGGTAGTAGAGGGAGTATAGATTGGTGGTTGGAGGGTTTGAGTGGTGAGATTAGGAATCTGGGAAGGAGGAATAGCCAGGATTGGGTAAGTGGAGATATCCCCAAGAGTGGTGGAATTAGCAGCACACCAAGTATGAGGGGAACTGTTTGTTACATTGCCCCTgagtatggtggtggtggacaaCTATCTGAGAAGtgtgatgtgtatagttttggTGTTTTGCTCCTGGTTTTGATTGCTGGAAGGAGGCCACTTCAGGTGACGGCATCCCCTATTTCCGAATTTGAGAGAGCTAATCTCATTTCTTGGGCTAGGCAACTTGCTCACAATGGGAGGCTATTGGATCTTGTTGACACTTCCATTCATTCATTGGACAAGGAGCAGGCACTGCTCTGCATCACCATTGCCTTGTTGTGCCTGCAGAGATCGCCGGCGAAGAGGCCTTCCATGAAAGAGATTGTGGGGATGCTTACCGGTGAGGCTGAGCCGCCTCACTTGCCCTTCGAGTTCTCGCCATCACCACCGTCTAATTTCCCCTTCAAGTCCCGGAAGAAGGCTCGGTGA
- the LOC130746626 gene encoding calcium-dependent lipid-binding protein-like: protein MGLLSGMFMGILFGIALMAAWERMMRYRSAKRIAKAADIKLLGSLNRDDLKKICGDNLPEWISFPVYEQVKWLNKMLSKLWPFVAEAATLVIRESVEPLLEEYRPPGITSLKFSKLSLGNVAPKIEGIRVQSLTKGQIIMDIDFRWGGDPSIILAVEAAMVASIPIQLKDLKVFTIIRVIFQLAEEIPCISAVVVALLAEPKPRIDYTLKAVGGSLTAIPGISDMIDDTVNTIVTDMLQWPHRIVVPLGGIPVDTSELELKPQGSLKVVVVKANDLKNMEMIGKSDPYVVLYIRPLFKVKTKVIDNNLNPTWDQTFELIAEDKETQSLTLEVFDEDIGQDKRLGIVQLPLIGLEAETEKDIELRLLSSLDRLKVKDKKDRGTLTIKVFYHQFNKEEQLAALEAEKLILEERKKLKAAGVIGSTMDAVGSGVGLVGTGVLAGAGLVGTGIGAGAGLVGSGIGAGAGFVGSGLGAFGSGLSKAGKFMGRTITGSHSASRRSGSSTPVHNAQENGGGAKPL from the exons ATGGGTTTGCTTTCTGGGATGTTTATGGGGATACTGTTCGGCATAGCATTGATGGCAGCATGGGAGCGGATGATGAGGTACCGAAGCGCCAAGAGAATTGCAAAG GCAGCTGACATTAAACTCCTTGGATCCCTGAACAGAGACGATTTAAAGAAAATTTGTGGTGATAATCTTCCTGAGTGGATATCTTTTCCTGTATATGAGCAG GTGAAATGGTTAAACAAGATGCTGAGCAAACTTTGGCCATTTGTGGCAGAA GCAGCAACACTGGTGATCAGGGAATCTGTTGAACCACTGCTAGAAGAGTACAGACCTCCTGGAATTACTTCATTGAAGTTCAGCAAGCTGTCACTTGGAAATGTGGCTCCAAAAATTGAAG GTATTCGTGTGCAGAGTCTTACCAAAGGTCAAATCATAATGGACATTGATTTCCGTTGGGGTGGTGATCCCAGTATTATTTTGGCTGTTGAAGCCGCCATGGTTGCGTCGATCCCTATTCAG ctgaaagatctaaaggttttcaCCATTATCCGTGTTATATTCCAACTTGCTGAAGAGATCCCTTGCATTTCTGCGGTTGTTGTTGCTCTACTTGCTGAG CCAAAGCCCAGGATTGATTATACTCTGAAAGCTGTTGGTGGAAGTTTGACGGCAATTCCTGGAATTTCAGATATGATTGAT GATACTGTGAATACAATTGTGACTGATATGCTCCAATGGCCTCATAGGATTGTCGTTCCACTTGGTGGTATACCTGTTGATACCAG TGAACTGGAGCTTAAACCCCAGGGAAGCCTTAAAGTGGTTGTAGTGAAAGCAAATGATTTGAAGAATATGGAAATGATTGGAAAATCAGATCCTTATGTAGTTTTGTATATTCGACCCTTGTTTAAGGTTAAGACCAAGGTTATCGACAACAACTTGAATCCTACTTGGGATCAGACATTTGAATTGATTGCAGAAGACAAGGAGACTCAGTCACTCACTCTTGAG GTTTTTGATGAAGACATTGGGCAGGATAAGCGATTAGGGATAGTACAATTACCCCTTATTGGCCTGGAAGCAGAAACTGAAAAGGACATTGAGTTGAGGCTTCTGTCATCTCTTGATAGACTGAAGGTGAAAGATAAGAAGGACCGAGGAACTTTGACAATAAAG GTCTTTTATCATCAGTTTAACAAGGAAGAGCAGTTGGCTGCACTTGAAGCAGAAAAACTGATattagaagaaaggaagaaactcAAAGCAGCTGGAGTCATAGGAAGCACGATGGACGCGGTAGGGTCCGGTGTTGGACTGGTTGGTACCGGTGTGCTTGCTGGCGCTGGGCTCGTGGGGACCGGCATCGGTGCTGGAGCCGGGCTGGTGGGGAGCGGCATTGGCGCGGGAGCCGGGTTTGTTGGGAGCGGTCTCGGAGCCTTTGGTAGCGGACTGAGCAAGGCGGGGAAGTTCATGGGAAGGACAATCACGGGAAGTCATAGTGCCTCCAGGAGGAGTGGTTCTTCTACTCCAGTCCATAATGCACAGGAGAATGGTGGTGGTGCAAAGCCTCTCTAA